A part of Amycolatopsis lurida genomic DNA contains:
- a CDS encoding class I SAM-dependent methyltransferase: MTAIVNQEQAEAWNGWEGRLWADRPDRYNGMMEAFDAPLFAAADIRDGHAVLDVGCGTGLTTRISAKKAGSGHALGIDLSAPQLERARLDAAAEGITNIAFEQGDAQVHPFGGPGFDVVVSRGGVMFFADLVAAFTHLREAMAPDGRLAFVGPRSGDVDSAYARATAALAPYLREPSPAARGMGSLLASERITEVLTAAGFRDIDISPVDAEMGFGADIRDATDFVFSMAPIRHNLRDVDAASVAILRDRVREALGEFETPRGVRIPGGVWMVTAGR, from the coding sequence ATGACGGCGATCGTCAATCAGGAACAGGCCGAGGCGTGGAACGGCTGGGAAGGCAGGCTCTGGGCGGATCGTCCGGACCGCTACAACGGGATGATGGAAGCCTTCGACGCGCCGCTTTTCGCCGCGGCGGACATCCGCGACGGGCACGCCGTCCTGGACGTGGGCTGCGGCACCGGGCTCACGACCCGGATATCCGCGAAGAAGGCCGGAAGCGGGCACGCTCTGGGTATCGACCTTTCGGCGCCACAGCTGGAAAGGGCTCGTCTGGACGCGGCGGCCGAGGGAATCACCAACATCGCGTTCGAGCAGGGCGACGCGCAGGTGCACCCGTTCGGCGGGCCCGGCTTCGACGTCGTCGTCAGCCGGGGTGGCGTGATGTTCTTCGCCGACCTGGTCGCGGCGTTCACGCATCTTCGCGAAGCGATGGCGCCGGACGGGCGGCTGGCCTTCGTGGGACCACGGTCCGGCGACGTCGACAGCGCTTACGCCCGCGCGACGGCGGCGCTCGCGCCCTACCTCCGCGAGCCCTCCCCCGCCGCACGGGGGATGGGTTCACTGCTCGCGTCCGAACGGATCACCGAAGTGCTCACGGCGGCGGGCTTCCGCGACATCGACATCAGCCCGGTGGACGCGGAAATGGGCTTCGGGGCGGACATCCGCGACGCGACGGATTTCGTCTTCTCGATGGCTCCCATCCGGCACAACCTGCGCGATGTGGACGCGGCCTCCGTCGCGATCCTCCGTGACCGGGTCCGGGAGGCACTCGGCGAATTCGAGACTCCGCGGGGAGTGCGGATCCCCGGCGGGGTGTGGATGGTGACCGCCGGACGCTGA
- a CDS encoding TetR/AcrR family transcriptional regulator, whose amino-acid sequence MSGVKGARSERAAETRRRIITAATELFLADGYGATTLQQVADRAGVAVQTIYFTFRNKPTLLKELVDVAIAGDDGPLATMERPWFARVLDAPDAREALNALVEGSRAVLQRVAAVTDMVRIALAAHPELRELWPEQEDPRHVVHATAAKALMGKPGAVTGLDTGKAADVLYALLSPELFLIFTRDRAWPLDVWERWAEDTLAAQLLEQG is encoded by the coding sequence ATGAGTGGTGTCAAGGGCGCCCGATCCGAGCGGGCCGCGGAAACCCGGCGGCGGATCATCACGGCCGCCACGGAGCTCTTCCTGGCCGACGGCTACGGCGCGACCACGCTTCAACAGGTCGCGGACCGGGCGGGAGTCGCGGTCCAGACCATCTACTTCACCTTCCGCAACAAGCCGACGTTGCTGAAGGAACTGGTCGACGTCGCGATCGCCGGTGACGATGGTCCACTGGCGACGATGGAGCGGCCGTGGTTCGCGCGGGTGCTGGACGCGCCGGACGCGCGTGAGGCGCTCAACGCTCTGGTCGAGGGCAGCCGGGCCGTGCTCCAACGGGTAGCCGCCGTCACCGACATGGTCCGAATCGCGCTCGCGGCTCATCCCGAGCTGCGCGAATTGTGGCCCGAGCAAGAGGATCCGCGCCATGTCGTGCACGCGACGGCGGCGAAGGCCCTGATGGGGAAACCGGGCGCCGTCACCGGTCTCGATACCGGTAAGGCGGCGGACGTCCTCTACGCGCTCCTGAGCCCGGAGCTGTTTCTGATCTTCACCCGGGACCGCGCCTGGCCGCTGGACGTGTGGGAGCGCTGGGCGGAGGACACGCTGGCCGCCCAGTTGCTCGAGCAGGGCTAG
- a CDS encoding Xaa-Pro dipeptidyl-peptidase: protein MLAGILAVAAAVVAAPQAAAKPRGSEPVYDFAQAVRETAWVDIGLDGDGDGRSDRVAADIIRPREPAAQGKKVPVIMDASPYYSCCGRGNESELKTYDSAGRPVGFPLYYDNFFVPRGYAVVLVDLAGTNKSRGCTDIGGPSDVNSARKVVDWLNGRANGYTTATGPARTSATWSTGAVGMIGKSYDGTVANGVAATGVDGLKTIVPIGAISSWYDYYRSDGANLRQGSPAGLAQTVSRRNGGQNCAAANQKLTAGATANGDYNAFWLDRDHVQSASKVKASVLASHGLGDLNVKTINFGQWWEALNVERKIWLTQAGHVDPFDYRRSAWVDTLHKWFDHYLLGVDNGIEKTPGASVEREPDVWVDQPAWPAGSAVTLRPAAGSTPGVGTLGTTAGTGTVSFTDSSGQSSNSWAARPTETASGRVLFSTGALAKDLHVSGTAKVTVTATPSTSTARLSAILVDYGPATIRNYTGSKEGIKNELTQSCWGASAPGNDACYLDTSTDAVSVGLNIISRGWADLANHRSLSQESPLTPGQPYTMTFRLASTDHVVPAGHQLALIIGGTDGSFISGPAQYPKITVDLGKTSLALPVAGAGPSAVPAPLPAAPAQIAPATVSGLERG from the coding sequence GTGCTGGCAGGGATCTTGGCGGTCGCCGCGGCCGTGGTCGCGGCGCCGCAGGCCGCGGCGAAACCGCGGGGCAGCGAACCGGTCTACGACTTCGCCCAGGCCGTCCGCGAGACGGCTTGGGTGGACATCGGGCTCGACGGGGACGGCGACGGCCGGTCGGACCGGGTCGCCGCGGACATCATCCGGCCGAGGGAACCGGCGGCGCAGGGCAAGAAGGTCCCGGTCATCATGGACGCGAGCCCGTACTACTCGTGCTGCGGGCGGGGCAACGAGAGCGAGCTCAAAACCTACGACTCGGCGGGCAGGCCGGTCGGGTTCCCGCTCTATTACGACAACTTCTTCGTCCCGCGCGGGTACGCCGTGGTCCTGGTGGATCTGGCCGGTACCAACAAGTCCCGCGGCTGCACCGACATCGGCGGGCCGTCGGACGTCAATTCGGCGCGCAAGGTCGTCGACTGGCTGAACGGCCGCGCGAACGGCTACACGACGGCGACCGGTCCGGCCAGGACGAGCGCGACCTGGTCGACGGGCGCGGTCGGCATGATCGGGAAGTCCTACGACGGCACGGTGGCCAACGGCGTCGCCGCGACCGGCGTCGACGGGCTCAAGACCATCGTGCCGATCGGCGCCATCAGCTCTTGGTACGACTACTACCGCTCCGACGGCGCGAACCTGCGCCAGGGGAGCCCAGCGGGGTTGGCGCAGACCGTCTCGCGGCGCAACGGCGGGCAGAACTGTGCTGCGGCGAACCAGAAGCTCACCGCGGGCGCGACGGCGAACGGCGACTACAACGCGTTCTGGCTCGACCGGGACCACGTGCAGAGCGCTTCGAAGGTGAAGGCCAGCGTGCTCGCTTCGCACGGCTTGGGCGACCTCAACGTCAAGACGATCAACTTCGGGCAGTGGTGGGAAGCGCTGAACGTCGAGCGCAAGATCTGGCTGACGCAGGCCGGGCACGTCGATCCGTTCGACTACCGGCGGTCGGCGTGGGTCGACACCCTGCACAAGTGGTTCGACCACTACCTGCTCGGCGTGGACAACGGTATCGAGAAGACCCCGGGCGCGAGCGTGGAACGCGAGCCCGACGTCTGGGTGGACCAGCCGGCGTGGCCCGCGGGCAGCGCCGTCACCCTGCGCCCCGCGGCCGGGAGCACGCCGGGTGTCGGCACGCTCGGTACGACCGCCGGGACGGGCACGGTGTCGTTCACGGACTCGTCGGGCCAGTCCTCGAACAGCTGGGCCGCGAGGCCGACGGAGACCGCGAGCGGGCGCGTGCTGTTCAGCACCGGCGCGCTCGCGAAGGACCTGCACGTCTCCGGGACGGCGAAGGTGACCGTGACCGCGACGCCGTCGACGTCCACGGCCCGTCTTTCGGCGATCCTGGTGGACTACGGCCCGGCGACGATCCGGAATTACACCGGGTCGAAGGAAGGCATCAAGAACGAGCTGACGCAGTCGTGCTGGGGCGCGAGCGCGCCCGGTAACGACGCCTGCTACCTGGACACGAGCACCGACGCCGTCTCGGTGGGGCTGAACATCATCAGCCGCGGGTGGGCGGATCTGGCCAACCACCGTTCACTGAGTCAGGAATCGCCGCTGACGCCGGGGCAGCCGTACACGATGACGTTCCGGCTGGCGAGTACGGACCATGTCGTCCCGGCGGGACATCAGCTCGCGCTGATCATCGGCGGGACGGACGGCTCGTTCATCTCCGGTCCGGCGCAGTACCCGAAGATCACGGTGGACCTGGGCAAGACCTCGCTGGCGCTGCCTGTCGCGGGCGCGGGACCGTCGGCGGTTCCGGCTCCGCTTCCGGCGGCTCCGGCACAGATCGCACCGGCGACCGTTTCGGGGCTTGAGCGCGGTTAG